CCTACCTGTTCTCCGAGCCGCAGCCGCACCTGCGCCGGCTGATCGACCTGAGCCGGATGGGCTGGGAGCCGGTGCGGCTGACCCCCGCCGGGGACCTGGAGATCGCGGCGACCTGCACGATCGCCCAGCTGTCCCGCTTCGCCCGCGGCCTGGACCGCCCGGCGGCCCCGCTGTTCGAGCAGTGCTGCCGGGCCTTCCTGGCCTCGTGGAAGATCTGGCACATGGCCACCGTCGGCGGCAACCTGTGCAACGGCCTGCCGGCCGGGCCGATGATCTCGCTGACCGCCGCCCTGGACGGCGTCTGCACCGTGCTCTCCCAGACCGGCGGCGTGCGGCAGGTGCCGGTCGAGGCCTTCGTCACCGGCGCCGGGGTGAAGGACCTGCGCCCCGGCGACCTGCTCCGCTCGATCCTGCTGCCCGCCCGGGCCCTGCAGCGGCGCACCGCTTTCCGCCAGGCCTCCCTCTACGGGCTCGGCCGCTCGGGCGCCCTGCTCATCGGCACCCGCGACCCGCTCGACGGCGAGCTGGTGCTGACGGTCACGGCCTCCACCGTGCGCCCGATCCGGCTGCGCTTCCCGGTGCCGCCGAATGCGGAGGCGGTGCGCGAGGCCGTCGCGTACCGGATCGCGCCGGAGGAGTACTACGACGACATCCACGGGCACCCGGCCTGGCGGCGGCACATGACCTTCCGGCTGGCCGAGCAACTGCGCCGCGAACTGGTCGAGACGCCGGCCGCCATCGCGCACCGGAACGAAGCGACCGAGGAGGACGGACGGTGAGCTTCTCCATCCGGGTCAACGGCGAGGACTTCGACGCAGAGCCGCGCCCCGGCCAGTGCCTGCGCACCTACCTGCGCGAGCGCGGCTGGTTCGGGGTCAAGAAGGGCTGCGACGCGGGCGACTGCGGCGCCTGCACCGTGCAGGTGGACGGCGAGCCGGTGCACAGCTGCCTCTACCCGGCGCTGCGCGCCGAGGGCCGGGCCGTCACCACCGTCGAGGGGCTGGCCGCCGAGGGCGGCGAACTCCACCCGGTGCAGCAGAAGTTCCTGGACGCCCAGGGCTTCCAGTGCGGCTTCTGCACGGCCGGCATGCTGATGACGGCCTCCGCCTTCGACGAGGAGCACCTCGCCGACCTGCCGCGGGCACTGAAGGGCAACCTGTGCCGGTGCACCGGCTACCGGGCGATCGAGGACGCCCTGCGCGGGGTCCGGCACACCGAACGGCCCTGCGCTGGCCAGGCGGTGGGCCGCAGCCTCGGGGCGCCCGCCGGGCCGCAGGTGGTGACCGGCACCGCCCGCTACACCTTCGACCTCGACGTCGAGGGCCTGCTGCACCTGAAGCTGCTGCGCTCGCCGCACCCGCACGCCCGGATCGTCGCCATCGACACCTCGGCCGCCCTGCGGGTGCCCGGCGTGGTCGCGGTGTTCACCCACGAGGACGCGCCGCAGAAGCTGTACTCCTCGGCCCGGCACGAGCACCCGACCGAGGACCCGGACGACACCCGGGTGCTGGACGACGTGGTGCGCTTCGTCGGCCAGCGGGTGGCGGCCGTGGTCGCCGAGAGCGAGGGCGCCGCC
The genomic region above belongs to Streptomyces sp. 1331.2 and contains:
- a CDS encoding FAD binding domain-containing protein, coding for MDLNTVTELRDARQRGTWRPGDAWLGGGTYLFSEPQPHLRRLIDLSRMGWEPVRLTPAGDLEIAATCTIAQLSRFARGLDRPAAPLFEQCCRAFLASWKIWHMATVGGNLCNGLPAGPMISLTAALDGVCTVLSQTGGVRQVPVEAFVTGAGVKDLRPGDLLRSILLPARALQRRTAFRQASLYGLGRSGALLIGTRDPLDGELVLTVTASTVRPIRLRFPVPPNAEAVREAVAYRIAPEEYYDDIHGHPAWRRHMTFRLAEQLRRELVETPAAIAHRNEATEEDGR